The DNA region cTTTCCAATTTGTCACCTAGGTCACCACCGATTTGGATGACCTGggacgagtcttcgcccaccgtgacctccttcgtggggatggaggcgtcggcagcgaatcggggtttggatgaagagggtcccgggccctctgggtgtccttcgacctcggcctgagcagAGAcgaaggccgagtatagctgctcagcgcaggagacagcgctgctggtctcggcgggcacggagatggggccggcAAGGCCCTGCATCTTGACagtgaggtaggcgtagtgcatcaccaccatgaactgggCAAGCGCCGGGCTCTTGAGGATTGTTGTAGGGCACAGGGTGATGAGATTgtaggcctgatcttccgataggtagcgataaatTGGTAGGTGGAGGACTCGACATTGCTGATCcaaaaggcttcgacccgaacagatcgtctcccttgcaatcactacaccacagctctgttggttatcaaccgtgtcgcgcggttgacctcgccaagaaggcttaatccctgcaagcgtaccgagaacacaagcaagaacgtagaaggtgcaatctgaaatattgcaaatagaattcaagcactcaaagtcggggttccacaaacacttgcggtggcctagtcggtccggaacaagagcgaaaatctcacaatctgtgtgtagatcaatatctaagcaaaacccaaccctaattagggtggcggctactatatataaaagactagggtcggccaaggacccctagatgcgtccctaatggactccaacacgttacacggcccaacggcccaaaagatggtggcgcagcaccctgacagattctggacgtccatttgtttcgacgattcctgttgactcagaaagaatttggacatgggaccagtcccgttggaaagcttatctcctttaGCTTTctaaccatgtgtagaacgttgaaaacggagtccgtatgcgtcctgggcgacgattttagtgcaggctggtcctggactccgaaacggactcgaacttgattggacctccaccttggcttgggcgcccttgctgttcttctcctgtgttcctaagtaacaatacatcacaattattcagtagcatctcatccttatcaaaatataaaggaacactaaggaacgagctcacgtcatgatttagttgacgtgcacgagctcgtgtcaatggacctattgttggaggaatactcagtgtgtgtgtatccgaaagaatgatgtcctcatcagaggGACCTCTGTGATGTCGAAGACGACGTTCTCCGTCCAAAAATTGTCACGGCTCCTGAAAGTGACGGGCAGcttgacctgcccgaggggtaatATGTGTCCTGGCGTCACCCCATAaaaggggagggacggctttaggcgccttgAAGGCCactgcagcttcttgaatgcctcctgggacaggaggttcaggcctgcgcccccatcgatcagcactcggctgaccttcacattgcagatggtgggggacactactagaggtagtcgccccacccctgcagtactcgTGGGGTGGTCCGCCAGACTGAAGGCAATCAGGGtttccgaccacttcagaggccttgcgGCTGCAGCGcccggggttgccgagcacacctcacgtggcattgtcttgacgcagcggtgagaggagggcgtgtatgtgcctccgtcgatgaaagcaacggtgtgctcgggctcttggaacccgagctcttggttttcGGGGGTGGCCTTGTCATCGCCACCCCTACGGTGCTCTTCgtgctccttctggcgccgctcgatgaggcccttgatcgaccggcactcagtgaggtcgtgccattcAGTTTGGTGGATTTCGCACCATTTTCCCGGCTCGGGCCTCCCGGGAGCGGGCTTCTTGTCGACAGCCGCTCAGCGTGCCAGCCTGCAGGCAGGGCCCTCCGCCGGCATGACAGAGGCAGCGTCacgcttctttctctttttcttttcccacttgtcggagcgggaaggacctgccttgtcggcagcgggttgctcagggcgcgggacatgccgcgctcgagcctccgccgccttggcgcacttgtcagccaacgcgaagagttccgcggtggttttgacctcatgcgtacctagcatttcaagcatccgctcgtcgcagATGCCCTACCGGAAGGCGAcaatgatggcatggggggtaatccgcgggatggtgttgcggacctggctaaaatgatgtatgaagcgcctcagcgtctccccctcttgctgcttaacggcgtggaggtcgcactccaatcCAGGGCGTGTGAAAGTGCcctaaaaattagccacaaattggtggcacagatcatcccaggagctaatagatcctggggataagttcataagccaagagagggcagagcccctcaaggctacgtgaaagtagttggccataaccttttcattcccgcccgccgcttggacagcggtggtgtagatttggaggaactcgacggggtcgaaggacccgtcgtacttctccggtagcttTGGCCAGAACTTCGTGGGCCaattgacccggcggagctcactggtgaatgcGCGGCAGCCCGTGCCATATCCCACGGTGCCAGCAGTGCCGAAGGTGAGCCTACGCCGTAACGGTGTCCGGTGCTATCCGGACATAGATCTTGCGGCAGGGACGTTTACTGCCTGCTAAGGGTTGGGCGGTCTGCCTGCGGTGGTGGCAGccttgctgggcccagcgccgttGTCCCTGATGTAGGGAGGCGCCGTACGGgccgactgctgctgctgttgaggaACAGCAGgagctggggcctcctgggccCCGTGCTCCACTTCTTTGCTCGAGTTTGAGCCAGTGCGTTGAAAATGATATCCGCCCGCCATTTTTCCTACAGAAAAAaggcggattcagggatgcaaccccgctacctggcgcgccagctgtcggtgggtgaacaccgcaagcggggatcctgagggaccccctttgagattcggccaggggtctggttctggatctacctcgtacgtggatttaacgtgaatatgtgagatctaggcgggaagGATGATCGccggctagtgagagtaaatgctcaagggattttagacaggttcgtgccgcacggagcgtaataccctactcctgtttgtatgctattaatgctcttcgaatgcctctctctagatctctgtattacaaggttttttgcctaagtctagagcttcggtcttcaagtgccgatctctcCGACCTTCAGCTGTGAGCTAGAACTTCTGAGACTTGTTCGTCGGGCTTCAAACTTCTAAGACTTGTTAGGCTTGTTCAAACTTGTCCTTCTCCGaagtgcaccccccttttatcctgttacgggaggcttggcgtgcccagaaaggagggcacgagtttccatgagccataaatggaaagcaaccatcatggggctgcagcttgatgttacaaGAGGTTGAAAATGAGCCTTCGGCCAGTCCTGTCGCCCATTACACCGAACTTTAGCAGATGCAGGGGGCCTACCAGGTAGCCAGCGAATAACCCCACGCCTGCTTGGTCAGagcaagtctgacacagcaagggggcaggcgatatgcctcgatcccagcgatgatatctccaagctgtttcccttatgggccccgcagggtgacgtgcgatgggacccgtcgtattaaatgtccccacgccttcctgccaggtggtggaagggactgacgtactcagtacaacaAGCGTGGGGttggagtggttggaagtgacaggccacgctccctcttaaatacagcatcgggcctctcaccaattgacacctcaccgttgagcccttgtgggatccatcggcaaggggcttctcaggtccttggggaactctgggtactcagggactactgttcatagccccgagcgccctctcccggatatgtctcttctcggtcctcggggaaatccgggtactcggggaccactgttcatggcctcgagcacccctcccgaaactggctcctctcgggtcctcggggaactacaggtactcagggaccactgttcatggccccgagcacccctcctggaactgccttttctcgggtcctcggggaactcttggtactcggggaccactgttcatggccctgagcacccctcctggaactggctcttctcggccctTGTGGAGATAGttcccgagggaaggcgccacatggcattctgctgtcctggcctcaggactcggggacccctggttcccatgtcactaacagcagcctccggggataaggcctcctattGAGTTCAGAGGCTGAAGGGTTTGGGAgtacttgctgtagcttcgagtcttcggaaggtCGCGTACGTGCTGGGgaggtggcctgaaggggttcGTAGCCTCTAGGGATAGGGCCTCCAGTtgagtccggaggccgaaggctctagagggGCCTTTGATAaagatcgtcaaccattatcctcaggctggtctatttttccCTAATAGTTACCATGATCAATTGTACTTAGAATTGATCATGGTAaatgcaaaaataaataaatgaaaaccATGATATCTACAATAATCAGTAAATAGACAAGTCATTTTAGCACTTAGAGGCATATTAGTCATTACAATCTTAGGGCGTACAATCTCTCCAAAGAAAATTAGGGTACATAAATGGCCAGCTTCTCCAGCCAACATATTCTCTAGATAGCTGCGTCTCAGAAAAGCCAGCTTATCAGAAAAACTCCTTAGGAAAAAGCTAAACCGAATAGGGCCATAGTCCACACGGCCGAAATCGGCACCAAGCATCCTCACGATGGAAGCATCCATAGGAACAACCCCATCCTCCTAGCACTAGATAGCAGTGAACAAAGACATTGCTAATCTAGGACACACAAACACCACATTACCCTATGTAGATCATATTGAAGGAAACCCTAACAAAACCACAATGGAAACCCTATGTTACTCATCTCAGTGCAGGGAAGCCCGAGATGCGGTGCTTAGATGTCGCTGCTCTGACGTGGAAACAAGTCTTAGCTAACCTTTGCAGAAGGGGGTTGGATGGCaatgaggagagagagggagaggaactGCTTGTCACTTTATCTTCAGTGAGTGAGGGGAGATGAGCAGTTTGTGTGTATGAGAAGCTGAAGAATGAGGggttaaatttaaaatagtacCCAGATCTTTAAGTACTAACAGTTTTTCATAAAATCTATCTGGGtacctaagaaggtggcagcacctcagaagttgccttatgaataAACACCAGAGGAAACCAGAGCGACAGTGGACGCCAgtatcaagaaattctttcaaaagccagagcctgagaagaagATATCAATTCATGCAGAAACACAGAAGTTTTTCttaaagatggccaaacctgTTGAGCATAAGAGTAAATCAAACTATGCGCgtatcaaaagcaagaaatattTGAAGGAGTCTTCTATCAAACAGATACAACAAGAATataatttagaaagatttcttgaagatgctaaaatgacaaaagagcaatttctagacgAGTCCCTGGCACCAAAAGTAGCcaagagatggcaatttaagttggGCCAACTCTTGGTCGCGCCAAATGTGTgggacaaactgacatatcaacttcggaaattccatgcatggtacatgaaggagttgCGGGATGGTATAGAAATGTTTGAGGCTAGATACAAGGATCAAGATTCCTTGACAGGGAtagctctatttatatattatttgaggaaatgtatTAACTGTACCATTAAGATGGCCTCGACGTGCTTGTCTTGAGTTGTTCGACCCCGTAAGTATCGTACACATATAATTCATAGTATATATTCATGTACCATTGGATTTAATGTATTAATTTATTCCTTTTGTaaaatggaggtacaaagatgcaggacggAGGGCATCGatcatgtgggattcatcgacccatatcATGTAAACCCGAAAATGATGCAATCCGATCCAAAAGgaaccgaggactatgcattgaagtgtattctggagctacaattgaagaaatacatacttttgccctaccactttgggctttgggtatgtgtttccctccatgaatgttctactctttttgagcaatacatagttaaaaattaggaccaactaacctatggtgatcTATGACCAGTTATCACTAGATCCCTCTTGTCATCCAGCTAGACATTGGTAAGATCGTTGTCTTCGACTCACAAAATATCCAAAAGAAACTTaacaacccgtcattgacttgctacaaaggtaaaacccaaCCATTTCGTTATCGctcttataatattttatttgattgaaTTTAAGTCTACGTACAGTAATAATCACACAAATGCAGAGTGTACctacgatacatcaagaagagtatTAGACACCAGCCATTCGTGAAATAATGTTTTATCCGatatgactttccttgtaggaagtaGGGCctgggcaataatttatgtgatttttatgtaatggaattcatgcacggattcaacaAAGACGCATCATACCAGGTGGTCGATCCTGCGGTatgcgacatacatcttgatgactaattttcaggtccaACACGTTTTCATAAGGATTggtttcttcaattcttgaaattgcagctcctcatGCTGTCTAAAGATCGGCTCATGGccattgaaatcaacgcactttaAAAACAACttatcgggttcatcaatgaccaagtcattagTCCAACCGACGAGTTCCACaaatttggctcctctctctcattaccttcatccaacaagaaaaagcagagttcagaaccttcgattagcaagaaaccttaaactctttttcatcTTTTAATAAAGACTCACAtttatgcggtgtatatatactgtgatgtGACTTaatgttttagaaatgaaatttatatgtgcttgtatATATATGTTGCGATAAAACTTGATGTCTCGTAAATTAATTTATATATACGTGTCTATAAATGTACCATATACTATTGCCGACAatggccaaaatttgaaaataccaTGGTATTGGCGGCAACCGCCACATTTTGAAAAGTACAGGAAATACCTACCAGTACCGGTAGTTAAAAACaaatatcagtgtcagtttgtaATTCCATTTGGTACTGATAtgtgtactatcagtgccggtttgatccataaaccggcactgaaaattaTTTTCggtgccggttccatacccaACACTGATATTATCAGTGTCGAAtaattagtgtcggttcaaaacctgTCACTAGTAgagattttgaaccgacacttaTGAGGGTATCTGCAGTAGTGATATGAGACACTATTCATCTCaattgttggatgaaggtaGGAGATGAATCAATAGGAGCCTTTATATGTAGTTGATCAgggttatatatatacacacaccacGAGGCTATTTTGCGCCTATTCGCAGCTATGAATTGCGAGTTACAAattgttgcatagaccatttaCAACTCTGAGTTACAACTCGACCTCCAACATGCACCAAACAACATGAGCCAGCCAACCAGCTTGTGCCACGTCACCCATCATCCACCCGCCAAAGCGTTGCATGCGAagaatcttttgttgattcaaattgttaaaatgcaatatctctagaaccataGATCCGATTCTCGATCCGTTTGATgcatattgttggaaaaaatgtgcttaacaaaataagatccatcaagactatattttgatgaagttttagaatCATAAAGGAGTTACGtccatatagttacaacatggtcaGCATCGcaattacaacatggtgaactgcaGTGTTCTCTGGTGGTGGTAGGcactttagttacaacatgatgaactctttagttACAATATTCTGAACACTAcagttgcaacatggtcaagcagtacagttgcaacatgaaaaaataaaattaaattaattgCATCATGCAACTAAAAATAGTTACAATATGATGAACACTACACTTACAATATGGTAGACAATCTAGACAacatgcatatagttgtaaccgCTCTGTCTGTGATTGCAACTAATAGCTGTAACCGCTCTATCTGTAGTTGCAATCACTCTATACTACATATTGTAACTCATCTATACAGAATAACAacatagtatatatatacacacacacaacaTAAATGAACTGGATATACTCATTTATtactataagtatacttatatactcattctaagatactccaatatgaactacaagaaaaaatagaaaaaaagtccatcaattttattagattttgataatacctttgtatttgtacataaaatgtaatacactcaaaaaatatgtgcaaagcactaaaaaactatacataccacttagatgatcttatatactcatatgCTCCATGTACATACTATTTATCATACGAGATACTTCCTATGTAATGAAATAcgtatgtgggagtacataaTCTCGGGAGTACCAAATatacttcatatatatatatatatagacacacacacacacacacacacaccattCTATTTTGTCATGTAGTTCACAATCGAGTATCTtataatgagtatataagtatattcaTAGTGACAAAGGAGTATATCCAGTTCAATTATGTGGTACATCATAGTAGGGAGTCTGTACCCCTAggagtacagactagttttcaTAAAATGTGATACACTCAAATGCACTATGTATATATCATTTATCACACGAGATATTCCTTATATAATGAGATACATATGTGGGAGTATATACTTCCAGGAGTACCAAATATACTTCATATATATAGAGGAAAACTAGTCTATACTCGTACAGACaccctactatgatataccatataaatgaactggatatactcttttgtcactatgagtatacttatatactcattctaagatactccaatatgaacTACATGGAAAAATATAAAAGAAGTCCATCAGttttattagattttaataATACCTTtttatttgtacataaaatgtaatacactcgaaaaaatatgtgcaaccatctaaaaaaactatacataccacttggatgatcttatactCATATGCTTAATGTACATACTATTTATCATACGAGATACTCCCTATGTAATGAGATACATATGTGAAAGTACATACTTCTAGGAGTACCAAATatacttcatatatatatatatacatacatataggaaaactagtatgtactcccggGAGTATAGACTCCCTACTAtaatataccacataaatgaactggatatactcctttgtcataatgagtatacttatatacttattctaagatactccaatgtgaactacataaaaaaaatagaaaaaaagtccatcaattttattagattttgataatacctttgtatttatacataaaatgtaatacactcaaaaaaaatatgtgcaaactactacataccacttggatgatcttatatactcacatactAAATGTACATACTATTTATCACACGAGATACTCTATATATAATTAAATACGTATATGGGAATACATACTCTTagagtaccaaatatgctttccgcctctctctatatatacatattttgcTCTGCATACTGAGGTGCATGGATATTGCAATGAAACTAACTCACGATTAACTTAGCACCGGACAATCTGAGCGGATTGTCATATGGTGCTTGGAAAGCTTATTATGCTGTTCATAAACAATTGGACAATTTGAAGGAGCTTGCGTCGATGGAATGAAATGGTGTATTTCATTCCATTGACCACAACCACCAGGATGACATTGAATTGTTGAAATTGAGGTAAACCTTCGACCAAATTCAATCTAACAGCGAACCAAGCTTGAGAAGGGTTCGACAGTGGTTCTAACACACTATGCAATTTGACATGCTCTGTTTTAGCTTGATGAAAAatggtacaacacctcaaataAACATATCATACTCTTCTGTAGCATATGCCCAATACTGAAATGGACATCCTCCTCACCACTTAGGCATCAGTAATACACGCAAGTGCTGAGTCTTGATTACATGAGGAGAAGATGGTGTGTCAGTCTCTCCAAGAACAGTTGCTATGTGCCAAGTAGTTTATGAAGACTGAAGCAAACAACAGCCCTGTTTAGGACAAATTTtctccaaaagaaaaaagagagctaCAAACGTGCTTCCAAACGGTTGGCGTCTAGAAAGTTGGCTTTTGCACAAGGTAACACTCACTTTGTTATTTTGACACACTGAAATCTGTGAATAGTGTTGCTCTTTGGCTAATTTAGGATTTGTTTGGTAAGATTGTGTCACGGACTGCCCGTGGGCCTTGGCGTCGGCTTTGTGGGCTGGAGTGTTGGATTGATTCTTGGTCAAGAGAGATAGGCTACAGATACGGTACAAATACAGAAGCAGCAGTCACAGGCGAGGGGAGAAAGGAACGATGGCTTCTCCTACCTCGGCTCTCCCTCCTCTGATCTCTGCTCCTCCTTGATTCATCTGTATTCTTGCTCCTTTTGGACCCTCTACTGCTCCTCTTAAACTCTCAATTCCTATATGTAGCTACCAATTTGTATTAGATACATGTGGTATGTAACAATTTGGTTATCAGAGCTTGGATTGATCCATCACCACCGGTGATAATGTCATTCGAGCAGTAGAATGTTAGGTATCGAACGTTGTTGGCGCAGATGGAGGCAATGATAGTGAAGATGAACGAAAGCAACCGCATCCTCAATGACGTCCATGCGGCGGTGGAGTTGAAGAGGGTTGAGGTGTCTATTGATCGACGGGAGCCGATGGTAGCAACATCGGCGTCTCCCTCATCTCCCTCGACCTCGGCACCACCCCAGAACGATGTCCTCAGTATCCCCATCGCCACCACCGAACAGCTCCTGCCCACGCACACCAGGTGTTCGACGATTGGTCTCGACTTGGACGCCCATGTTCTGGCGCCCACGACCGCTCCCTCAGCATCATCCACGCCTTCCTCCACTGCTACTCCATCCCTGAAGGCCACCCCCGCTGTCCTGGTCGCCACCATGGAGTTTCCCCAAGCAACGCACTCCAAATGTTCGACGTCGGGTTGCAGCTTGTTGTTGAAGCATTATACCTGGGTGTTGGAACAAACCCCCGCTGTAAACTAAACAATACCTTAGTACCCATCGATTATTAAAGGCAAATTTTGTTAGAGGACACTCTGACTTTGCAGTTTTTTACTAGTGGACacaattttttagtctttttggGGAAGGCACTCCCGAAAAGTGATTACTTGCTATGAGACAACAcacatattaaaatataatattttactgATTAAGAGAGAAAAACAATCCAAAATACCATTTTAATATGCTAGGCCCACGTGCCAGGCTCTCTATCCCTTAAATTCTTTCTTTCCTCCTTCCTTATTCAGGCCCTTGTTGGGGAGCACTACAAGAATCCCGCTGCCCCTGCGCCAAATTGGTTGTCCTTCTTCATGCCCTTCTTTAGGTTCTTACTCACCAGGGTATTAATACTTTAATATATGCGGTGTCTCCTAACAAATAACCACTTTCGGAAGTGTCTTTTcccaaagataaaaaatattcatatcCTCCACAGTTCTCCAGCAAAAACCATAGAGTCAAAGTGTTCTCTATCAAAATTTTATATTATTAAATGTATGACATTTTAGACGTTAGCGCAATATCCATTGCGCTACTTTGACCTAATTTTCATATGTAATCGCTcgcaaaaattgtaaaattactATATTAtgaaaaagaaattgatgaCAAATCCAGTTAGGCCATTCCCACCTAACAGTTCAAATAGTTGTTTATCAATGGTCAAAGGTACATATTTTCAATATACGCTTTCTAAAACGTCGTATACATACAAACCAATGGAGTAGATAGATGGATGTGAATTATCTCAAGAACTTCTATAGTTGCATTGCAAATAAGAGAACATTAAGTACACCAAAATTTAGAACTTGGGACCTGGGGAGGCAACAAAAGATCTTTGCACCTTATCACCATTTGGATTGGTGGATAAAAGTTATACGAGTTGCTGTAGACATTTGAGACAGGTCCATAGATATGTGGACCGTGGAAGCAATTTCTATAGGACCCGATCTTacaaaagatcattttcctATGATAACACGTGTTTACACTCTCTTCCTCCTTTTCAGTCTAGCCATTTGATCAGGGGATAAATAGTATGAATGAAGTCTTATGAAAGTCTTTCtgaataaaattctaaaaatttacTTCTGTGAATCATAGACCCTGAGACCATTGCAAGTTTGAAACTCACTTCCTCTGTGAGAAGGAAAGAGGGATGAGGATGCCACGTGGCACATCCAAAGATACGCCCACCCTACGTGGTCCAATGGCGCGCGGGCAAGCCGATATTGCGGCCAATGGTGGGCGGTATTTGGATATCCCCATCCCGCTTCGTCTCCAGCCGCTCGTGCTCTTAATAACAGTCGCAGATTCTTCTCTGCTCTCAAACGCCACTTCTTCTCCCGCTTATCTGCCTCAGAATCAACGAACCAAGAAGCGGCAGGTAGCAGCAATGGCGATGGCATCGTCGAGTGGGTTGAGGAGCTGCAGTGCCGTGGGCGTGCCGAGCCTGCTGGCGCCGTCGTCCCGGTCAGGCCGGCTGCCGTTCTGTGCTAACGCCACCACCTCCGGCCGCGTCACCATGTCCGCCGAGTGgatgcccggccagccccgccCCGCCCACCTCGACGGCTCCTCGCCCGGGTAAGCTAGCGATTTAGTCACGGCAACCACCACGACGGCGGCGTCGAGGAATGTGCTATTAACTGACGAGTGAGTACGCTTGTGTCTTTCTTCAGGGACTTTGGcttcgaccccctcggcctcgcCACCGTGCCGGAGAACTTCGAGCGGTTCAAGGAGTCCGAGGTGTACCACTGCCGCTGGGCCATGCTTGCCGTGGTACGCCGCCGTGCACGCTACCGTCACGTTCTTACTTACTATCATCCGCCATGGCAATGACTTGATTTGTAATTGTTTGGCTTGTGTATGCAGCCCGGAATCTTGGTGCCGGAGGCGTTGGGTCTCGGAAACTGGGTGAAGGCGCAGGAGTGGGCGGCCGTCCCTGGCGGTCAGGCGACGTACCTGGGCAACCCTGTGCCGTGGGGCACGCTGCCGACCATCCTGGCGATCGAGTTCGTGGCCATAGCCTTCGCCGAGCACCAGCGCACCATGGAGAAGGACCCCGAGAAGAAGAAGTACCCCGGCGGCGCCTTCGACCCGCTCGGCTTCTCCAAGGACCCCGTCAAGTTCGAGGAGTACAAGCTCAAGGAGATCAAGAACGGTGCGTCGTCTCATGCTCTCCCATGTCCAATCTCGTATCGTACCACTGTCATAGAACTGACGGCCTTTTTCTCCATCCAAATGTTCCGCGAACAATAACCGGGCATCGTCTGTATTATATATGCGCAGGCCGGCTGGCGATGTTGGCGTTCGTCGGGTTCTGCGTGCAGCAGTCGGCGTACCCGGGCACCGGACCGCTGGAG from Phragmites australis chromosome 8, lpPhrAust1.1, whole genome shotgun sequence includes:
- the LOC133926761 gene encoding chlorophyll a-b binding protein 1B-21, chloroplastic-like, with translation MARGQADIAANGGRYLDIPIPLRLQPLVLLITVADSSLLSNATSSPAYLPQNQRTKKRQVAAMAMASSSGLRSCSAVGVPSLLAPSSRSGRLPFCANATTSGRVTMSAEWMPGQPRPAHLDGSSPGDFGFDPLGLATVPENFERFKESEVYHCRWAMLAVPGILVPEALGLGNWVKAQEWAAVPGGQATYLGNPVPWGTLPTILAIEFVAIAFAEHQRTMEKDPEKKKYPGGAFDPLGFSKDPVKFEEYKLKEIKNGRLAMLAFVGFCVQQSAYPGTGPLENLATHLADPWHNNIGDIIIPRTIYP